CCTCAGGAATTGTGAACGTGACGCTTATAACGGGGGGAAAGAGGTATACGGTAATAGAGAGGCTACAGGTTCCGATAGCCGAGAATAGTAGTGTGATCCTAACAACAGAAAAGAGAAACTTCTGGATAAAGTTTGAAGGAGGAGTAAAGGTTGAGTAAAAGGGGACAGACATCCATAGAAGAGCTATTCATTCTGATAATCATATTAGCTGGGGCCATGGTGGTGATTCCAGGATATCTAGACAACGATGCTAAGGCCAGTGTCGTGGTTCACGTTAAGGATGTTACCCGGGAGGGATGCGACTACTTGAACTTAGGAGTTATCATAAATGAATCTAAGTATGCTCCCCTTAACGGGATCATTAATAGTTCTGTAAGGTGCTTCTTGAAGAGAATATCGTTTGAGGAGAATAAGAGCGAGATAAACGTGACGATTTATGTAGAATCAAATGCCAACGTTAGTGAGGCCCTCAAGGAGTTCATCATAAACTCGCTTAGGGAGAGAGAGGGCTTCTCGTACTCTAATGGTGTATTATCATACAGGGGAATCAAGGTGAAGGTGGAGGTACTTGAATCATGAGGAGAGGACAATTACTATCTATAGATGCGTTGCTTTCACTCGTTGTCATGGCCTTCCTTCTAGCCTCACTAATCAACGTTTCATCTAACCTAAGGGGAGAGGTAGTTTCCGCAGTAAACTGGTTTAGTAGAAGCAATATAGCCGAGAACATGGCCGATGTACTTTTAGAATCTCCCGGAGAGCCTGAAAATTGGAATGAAAATGTTAACTCAACAAATGTAGTTGGGCTTGTTAGCTCCCCTGGAATCGTTGATTATGAAAAGTTGAAAACCCTTGTTAAAAATATAAACAACCCTAGAATTTTAAGTTCACTGTACAACCTAAGCCTTAAGAAGGACTTTCTAATTGAGTTCTACCTTTCACTGGTTAACGTTAGTGTTTATGGTCAGTTTCCGAAGGTTTACATAGATAATATGACTTTTTCAAACCCAAGTGGAAAACCTCCAGGTGTAGAGTTCACAATCTCAAGCAAGGGAAACAGGGCATTTGAAGTTACATACTTAGAGCTAGTAAGAGAGGGAGTGAAATACATCAACGAGGAAGTTTTAGATTTAACAACTGGAGCAAATCTTAATCTAGAAGATGGAGATAGACTAAAGTTTATTCTAGCAGAAGACGTAACTTTAACCGTTAAGAGAGCTAGCGGTGGGGGAACGGTATTTCAAAAACAGATTCCAGCAGGAGCTGTCGTTGAGATCTTGGTTACAGGTCCCGAGGTTAGTAATTTTAAGCTAACGTTTCAGGGAAGCTGGAACGTGTTTAAATTCACGGGACAGGGAAATGTCGTAGTCACGGTATCATCTTATTCAAATACAACCCCTGAAATTGTGGCAAATAAAACGTTCTATACAACTCTTTTAACCCTGGGAACGCCAACTTATTGGTTTGCTGTAATAAATGGAAGCCTAGTTACTGATAAGGACACAATACTAAGTTCAATGAACAGATCAGAATGGATAGAACCAATTTATAGGATAGTAACGGTGGAGAGATTTGAGTACAACTTATCCAAGGGGCCCTCAGGTGAAGATCCACTAATTTATGGAGTTCTCTCCCAACCTTTACCTTCGGAAGCGTTCTTAATGGTTTCAGCTCCCAACACCCCAGGGAACGTTACATTCGTCACGGTTTCTGGTCCAAAGGTTAGGGGAGTTCTAGTCTATAGGGAGGAAAGCAACGATATACTTAGGGCTATTATAATTGAGGATAACAAAACTATCCTATACAGGGGAAACACATCTTCGATCTCGATACCACTTGATAAGATATTTGACAGCTATGAGAACGGTATAATAGGGATGTGGCTTTATTCTACCACATGGAACAGGCAAAATGTAAATATTACCATAATACCATCTATAAAATGGGTAATAAAACCAATGAAAGATCTAGCGTTGGTGAAGTTAGTGGTGTGGGATGATTCATGAGAAGGGGATTCATATTTACCTTGGACGCTTTACTATCATTAATATTAGTTGTAACGGTACTAGCGTCAGTTGTTAGTATAGAAAATAGAGTATCCCAGGTTTATTTAACGTCAATGAGATCGCAGTCTAGGGATATAGCCAAAGAAATGCTAATGGTATTAAGAACCGTTCCTTTAAACGAAATAGTTCCTCCCGAGAAAATAGAGGAGTGGGAAGATAACGGGATCCTGGACAGTGATTTAGTTGACCCGAGCATGAGCCCATTAGATATAGTGGCCACCTACTGGGCGACCCAGAATATATATCCTGAAAAAAACCTGCGGCACAAAGCTGAAATTATCCTGGGGTACATCTTAAACGAAACCCTTCCAGGATACTACTACGAGCTCATGATAAATAATTATACGAGCCCGTACCTAAGGAAGGTTGGGGCTAATTATTCTAAAGCCCTGGAAGTTTCACCAGCAACCCTAGTCATGAGCGGCTACGCTTATAACCAGACGCCTAGGGGGTATATGGCAAGAGCTTATCTCACAAGGGTAACTACTATAAGAAAGGAGTTATATGGATGGATGAGAGTTTTAGCTGGCGGGTATTCTTATTATAACAACTTAAACAAGCTAACGATAATTAGAAAAATATATCTACCTATAGACGCCAGAATAATGGAAGCTGATGGAAAATTTGTAACAAGACAGGGCGAATACTTGGAGCTATATATTAATGACGTTAGGGTTGGCGGGGATTATGGTCAAATAAATATAGACGACTTAACTCCATATCTAAAACCTGGGGAGAATATAATAAAGTTAATATTCTCATCTTTTAGCTCACTTTTTAGAAGCCCACAAGACGAGATAGGATCAGCAAGTGGAACTACAATGTACGTTAAATACAAAACTCAAAGCTCAGAAGTAGAGGATCCAGGGATAGTAAAAATCTACAATGTTACCTCCAAAGAAACAGGGATAATGTATCTCCTGGAACTCTTTGTTCCAGGGAACATAACATCAATTTACATGAAATTTAAAGTTGATGGAGTCAGCTACGTTACCCTATACTATGGATTTGGAGGAAATCTTACTTTATTGCTGACTAAAACTCCACAGAACGGTATCGTGGAATTTACGGATGATGAGATTAGAGATGCAGTAAATATGAAGATATGTGGGGGAAGAGATTGTTATGATGAATTTAAAGAAAACCTCAGCAAGATGGTCTTCGACTTTGTTCTCGGCTTCGATGCATATTATGACCCTGAGAGGGGAGAATGGAGATATGAGGGAAGAGATACACCCAATACAGGAACTAGAGTAATTTACGGATATCCCGATTCTGAAGTTGTCATAAAGTACAAGCCAAGGATACTAATAACTAGGTATAGTATTCCCATTTCAATGTATTTCCCATATGGAGATAAGAGAGTAAGTTATCCAAGTAATGGGGAGTTTGGGAATACCGGACTTAGAGTTGAATATCAATTACCTTCAATCGCGGATCCATGGTATGCGGATTTCTGGGTTGGATACACATTTGTTGATTACACAACCATTCAAAATCTCTATGAAAATGGAAAATTATTCTATTCTGGACCTTTGGGTAGATATGCAATAAGGGTTGCCTACACAAGGATTTATCCTTGGATGATGGTTCCCGGTCAGACAAATGTATTCGAAATTAAAATGACCAATGGTAGTTCATACGTAAGAGATGGAGAAACTAGGGGAGTAATTAAATACTTTATTCAGGCCTATGCTGGATATGGGAACATATTTCCAAAGTTCATTAGAACCGGATGTAAGGGATATAACATAACTTATTATTGGATAGGGGATTCAAATCAACATTACGTGCTTGCCGGAGAAGAGCCTTATTGTAATCTAACAGCTGACGATCTGCTTGTGGGAAGAAATATTTATGCTGTTGATGATGCAATAGTGAGGTTATTTAACAATCTCGGAGGAAATGGAACTAAGGATAGTCCGCTATTTGTGGAACTACCATCAAATGTCATGATCGACTTTGCATCAATGGGAAACATTCCAGGATTGTTCACGCCAATTAGGATTACCCTAAGGGTTTGGAGGGAGAAATAATGAGGAGAGGTTTTATTCTTAATTCGGCAGTGTTAGTTCTCCTAATCCCCCTCCTTCTATTAGTTGCAACTTATGAAGATGTTTCTTCTTTCATCGTTAAGAGCCAAAGTGAGAGATTTCAATTAGGTAGAACTCATGATCTTGTAACTTTCTTAGATTTAGAGTTCCAAAGAGCCCTTGAAATATCTGGGAAGAGGGCGGTAGTGACGATAGTTGATTATGTCTCCTTGACTGGTAACTTCATAAACCCTAATTACATGGTGAATAACACCATAGCCGATCTAGTAAGAACAGGTTCATCCCCCTCAATATCTGGATATGATCCAACCAGGATAATGCAGGGTCAAACCCTAAGAAACTGGCTATCCAATATAAGTTCCCTGCTCATTGATCAGGGGTTCATCCTTTACCCAGACGACCAAACAATTTTAAAGAGCATTAAATTAAAAGTAGCTCCCTTGGACGCGTTTAGAATTATTATAAAGGGGTTTATTCCGAACATAACGATAAGAGATAAAAGCGGAAGAATTGTATACTCAGGTCCTATACCCTCAAATGGAAAGTACGCTTATTCAGTAGTTAGCATAGTAGACATGGAAGATCCATTCCACTCTGCGATGACTGGAGGTAGATACCACCGCTCAATCAGGGTATGCAAACATTCGATTCCAGAATTTGGGCAAAGGCCTATTATATTGGCCAATGGAAGCGGGGAGAGCAACAAACCAGTCCTTTTAGGAAGATATGGAGAAACTTTGCTCTATAATTCCACGCATATTTATGACGATGAGGGGAATTATATAACTAACTTGACTATAAATGGAGTCAATGTTTCAACATCAGAGGTAATCAAAAATATTGGGGATATGGGAGTTATTGTGTTCTCAAATATCTCAGGGCAAAGCTATGGATGGTGTTCGAGCTTAGGATACCGGGTTAATATAACGGTGACAAATAATCTGGGAGAGGATCTAACGGATTATCAGATCCCACTCTTAATATCAGTTGCAAAACTTCCATCTGATGTTGTTAATGCAATTTTTGAGAATACAAATTCAACTAACTATTCAGATATATTTAAGAATGGAGCAAGTATAGAAATTTACGATTCTTCATGCAATAAGATTCCATTCTGGATAGAATATTGGGACCCTGTAAACAAGAAAGCTCTTATCTGGATCAGAGACTCAATCGGAGCTGGGCAGTCAAAGACATACTCATTGTACTTTGGAGAAGGAAATCCAACAAAAGGAAATGGGGACCAGGTCTTTTTATTCTTTGATGATTTCGAAGATGGCACGTGGGATGACAAGTGGTATGTCGTGGAAGAGACACCATCAATTATTAACGGAGAGCTTTACATCCCAGGGGGAAATGAAACACTTGCAATAAGAACTAAGAGCTTCATAAACTATAATGGAGGATTTGCAGTAAGATTCAGAATGAAAGGCAAAATGAATGCAGATTTCGATGCAGGTATTGGAGTTGAAGATGTAACTGGTTTGATTTTGCTATTTACTGACGATTATTACCCAGGGCAAGGTCTAGCTATTTGGTGGGCTGTTTCGGTTAGAAACTATTATTTATGGCTTCTTCAGAATTTTTATGATTATGGAAGAGAAGATATCACAACTTATCATACTTATGAAGCTATTATAATTCCAGCCGGGATATTTCGGAGTGAAGTAACTTTTAAAGATTTAATGGATGCCTCAGGAAATTTAATTACTGGGAGAGATAATACCAATAATTATCTGATCTTCTTCTTCCCTCCAAGGTATCTCTATTTAGTCATTGATAGTGGAAGTAAAGTCAGAGGAGCATACTTTGATTACGTCTTCATCCGCAAGTATCCGGAAGCTAATGGAGATCTACTTGATGATTCAATGGGATTTAGTGGAATAGCCCTAAATGCAGGGGATGTAGAGGAAAAACCGTTTATTCCAACAAAGAAGTCCCCAGGAGCAGCATACGATATACAGCCACTTATAGATTGTCTCCTAGACCAGAGGTACTTTGCGATAAAAGATGGATGGTCATTCTTCGAGAGACTTGAAGGAAGTAACAAAAATCACCTAGTTTATGAGAGGATGGCAAATGAAACTCAAGATGAATTGGGGATCTCATATAACGGTAAACACTTCCCAATAGGCCTAGTGAGCTTTATGATACCATATGAAATATATGATAGGAAATTAGCAACCCTAATGATCGAGATCGGGAAAAATCCAAATGAGGAGAGAGTATCGAGTGCTGATTACTACTTCCTAACCTATTATTTTGGAGGTGGAAATAAGGTTGAGGGTTATAGGGTTTGGGGAATCTCATATGGAGTAACATCTGAAGGAGATCTCTCTAACATTCCTTTCTTCCTCGATCCTCAGACCGCCAAAGAGATCCTAGGAACCCAGGGAACTTGTGATTTATTAGTTGGTTATAACTGCAGGTGATGGTCAAATGAGCCTAGAAAACCTACTATACTCAATAGGTTTAGCTATGGAAAAGGTTTTCATCAAGATTAAAGAGTTTTTATTACCAAAACCCACAGAAAATCCTGAATCCTTTAGATTCCTAAGAAAATTAGTGAAAAGAAACATCACATATCATGAGCTCGTAAGTTTGCGACTCCAGCTTATATTCATAATTTACCTTATCTCTTTACTTCTGATAACGATGTTATTAAAAGATCCTTTAACGCTACTTCTAACTTTTGTCATAGAGTTCTTGTACATTAGGTACACGATCATCAGAAATTGGAACCTAATTATAGGGCCGAGAGCATACAGGTTTTTCTACTATGGAATTTCAACGATAACATTTGTAGCCTTTCTGGGTTATGTGCTCATTAGAAAAGTGGCAACAGAACTAATATATTACCTAACCTATATATCTTCAATTTTTGTGATAGTTGTTGTATTTAGATATTACTTCAAGCATAAGTTCGGTAGAGACTACACATACGGGATCATTGAAGAGGTGAAAGAGGACTTAGTTAGAGTTTTCGTTCACGATGATATAGCAGCTAACGTTAAGCCCGGCTATTACTGGGTTCCAAAGGTTAGCGAAGCTAAAGAAGGGGACATAGTAAAGCTACTCGTTGAGAATAGAACGTTTAGGAGCTCCATCCCAGTTAGGATCCTTGAGGTGTCTCAGTCCTCCCAAACTTCTACGGAACCAAAGGAGGAGAGCGAATAAAGGATTAATAGGTATATCGTTGTTATCGGCTCGATGCCAAAGGTTTTGACGCTTCCATATCCCTTCTTTGGAATTATTAAGCTCTCAATGTTCCCAAGCTCAGGATCTATTATTACCCTATCGTGAGAAACTATGAGTTCAAATCCTAACCCGTCGCATATTCTATTAATTAAGGTTATCATCTTCTTCCAGTTGGATATTTCAATTTTATAATATATGGAGTATCCCAAAGTACCACCAACATTAGTTATGCAGATTGGTTTAAAAGCTTTATTATAGGAACCAAAAATTAGAGATGAAGAGATGATGAGTAAACCCGTTGCTGAGCGGTGATGAGAGGATCGACTAGCTGAACAACATCTTAACAACCATTAAGTACAGGATCATCCCTATAGCTTTTTTAACTTGCTCAGAGCTCATCTTAAAGTGCATCAAATGGGTTCCAATCCATCCTCCAGCAAGGGCCGAAATCGAGACCCAAGCTAGCAACCTTAGATCCAAAGTCCCCATTCCCCAATACGTAAGGAAGCCACTGAGAGATGAGAAGAATACTACTAAAGCTGTTGTAGCAGCGACCTTCTTGGGCTCGTAGCCAAGCATTATTAGGGCCGGGCTTATTATCCCTCCTCCCCCTACGCCGAGGAGCCCTCCCAAGAAGCCAGCTATTCCTCCAATTACCGAGCCTTCCACTAAATGATTACCATTTTCCGCCCTCTTCCTGGGCTTAAAGAATAGTAACATAGTTCCAGAATACACTAAGAATGCCATGAAAATTAGAAAGATGTACCTCCTAGGTATAAACTTTCCAGTATAAGCTCCAAGAGGAGCTACCATGGTTGCTACAAGAAGTATTGGGAGGCCCAACTTGAGCTCAAGCTTTCCGTGCTTTAAGTTCTTCACCGTAGCGGAAAGCATTGAAAGCGTATTTATAAATAATCCCGTTGGCTTTGCTGTCATTAACGGTACTCCAAGCCAAGCCATAACAGGAACTATAGCTATGGCACTTCCCACTCCTCCAATTGAAAAAATAACGCTTAATATAAAAGATATTAGAGCCAGCTCTACATAGTTCATTTAACCACCTCCTTATTAGACTCCCAATAAAATTTTAGGCTAGCTTAAAAATGTTAAGGTACAAGAAAAAGAGATAATCAAAGTTCTCCACAGAGCTTAGCGAAGTTCCTTAGAATTTCCTCTCCTTTTTCAGTGTGGGCAACTTCCGGATGGAACTGAACACCGTAAATAGGTAATTCTTCGTGCTTCATAGCCTCTATGGGACACGTTTCGCTCCTTGCAAGGATCTTAAACTTGGGGGGAAGCTCTTTCACTTCATCCATGTGACTCTCCCAGACCTTTAACCTCTTCGGGAGTCCTTTGAATATTTCATCCTCATCAATTATCTCGATCTCAACCAGACTGTACTCAGCTTTTTCTCCCCTCCCTACTTTCCCGCCGAAGAACTTGGCTATCAACTGATGACCTAAGCATATTCCAAGGATTGGAACGTTAAATTCATCGTAGTGCTCAAGGACCTTCTCACAGTTTCCCGTGTTCTCCAAGCTAGGCCCTCCGGAAAAGATTATTCCCTTAGGATTCATTGCCTTTATTTCTTCAAGGGGAGTTGTATTTGGAATTATCTTTGTCTCAACGCCAAGATAACGGAGGGTCCTCCATATCCTGTGAACGTATTGACCACCATTGTCCATTATCACTATCATCACCAATCCCTCACTCAAACTCTATTGTCGCTGGAGGCTTATTTGTTATATCGTAGAGAACCCTTCCAACCTCAGGGATCTCGCTCGTTATCCTGAAGGCTATCCTCTGCAGAACCTCCCAGGGGACGTTCATTGCATTGGCCGTCATTCCATCGATACTCTCGACGATCCTAACGGCTATCGTCTCCTTATAGGCCCTTATATCTCCCTGAACTCCAACCGTCTTAACCCCTAGGAGGACGGCAAATGCTTGCCAGGGCCTTAATCCGGCCCTCTCAACTTCTTCCTCGACTATGGCGTTTGCCTCCCTAACGATCCTTATCTTTTCAGGGGTTACCTCCCCTATTACCCTAACAGCAAGTCCAGGCCCTGGGAAGGGCATCCTGTTGTATATCTTCTCGGGCAATCCCAGGAACTTTGCCAGCTCTCTAACTTCATCCTTGTATAGATCCCTCAATGGCTCGATGAGCTTAAGGTTTAACTTCTCCGGTAAACCTCCTACGTTGTGGTGGCTCTTGATCTTTCCCTGACTCTCTATCCAGTCGGGAGCTATTGTTCCCTGGATTAAATATTCCGCTCCTATCTTCTTTGCAACTTC
This Pyrococcus horikoshii OT3 DNA region includes the following protein-coding sequences:
- a CDS encoding DUF2341 domain-containing protein, translated to MEGEIMRRGFILNSAVLVLLIPLLLLVATYEDVSSFIVKSQSERFQLGRTHDLVTFLDLEFQRALEISGKRAVVTIVDYVSLTGNFINPNYMVNNTIADLVRTGSSPSISGYDPTRIMQGQTLRNWLSNISSLLIDQGFILYPDDQTILKSIKLKVAPLDAFRIIIKGFIPNITIRDKSGRIVYSGPIPSNGKYAYSVVSIVDMEDPFHSAMTGGRYHRSIRVCKHSIPEFGQRPIILANGSGESNKPVLLGRYGETLLYNSTHIYDDEGNYITNLTINGVNVSTSEVIKNIGDMGVIVFSNISGQSYGWCSSLGYRVNITVTNNLGEDLTDYQIPLLISVAKLPSDVVNAIFENTNSTNYSDIFKNGASIEIYDSSCNKIPFWIEYWDPVNKKALIWIRDSIGAGQSKTYSLYFGEGNPTKGNGDQVFLFFDDFEDGTWDDKWYVVEETPSIINGELYIPGGNETLAIRTKSFINYNGGFAVRFRMKGKMNADFDAGIGVEDVTGLILLFTDDYYPGQGLAIWWAVSVRNYYLWLLQNFYDYGREDITTYHTYEAIIIPAGIFRSEVTFKDLMDASGNLITGRDNTNNYLIFFFPPRYLYLVIDSGSKVRGAYFDYVFIRKYPEANGDLLDDSMGFSGIALNAGDVEEKPFIPTKKSPGAAYDIQPLIDCLLDQRYFAIKDGWSFFERLEGSNKNHLVYERMANETQDELGISYNGKHFPIGLVSFMIPYEIYDRKLATLMIEIGKNPNEERVSSADYYFLTYYFGGGNKVEGYRVWGISYGVTSEGDLSNIPFFLDPQTAKEILGTQGTCDLLVGYNCR
- a CDS encoding DUF2101 family protein gives rise to the protein MSLENLLYSIGLAMEKVFIKIKEFLLPKPTENPESFRFLRKLVKRNITYHELVSLRLQLIFIIYLISLLLITMLLKDPLTLLLTFVIEFLYIRYTIIRNWNLIIGPRAYRFFYYGISTITFVAFLGYVLIRKVATELIYYLTYISSIFVIVVVFRYYFKHKFGRDYTYGIIEEVKEDLVRVFVHDDIAANVKPGYYWVPKVSEAKEGDIVKLLVENRTFRSSIPVRILEVSQSSQTSTEPKEESE
- a CDS encoding sulfite exporter TauE/SafE family protein; this translates as MNYVELALISFILSVIFSIGGVGSAIAIVPVMAWLGVPLMTAKPTGLFINTLSMLSATVKNLKHGKLELKLGLPILLVATMVAPLGAYTGKFIPRRYIFLIFMAFLVYSGTMLLFFKPRKRAENGNHLVEGSVIGGIAGFLGGLLGVGGGGIISPALIMLGYEPKKVAATTALVVFFSSLSGFLTYWGMGTLDLRLLAWVSISALAGGWIGTHLMHFKMSSEQVKKAIGMILYLMVVKMLFS
- a CDS encoding GMP synthase subunit A translates to MIVIMDNGGQYVHRIWRTLRYLGVETKIIPNTTPLEEIKAMNPKGIIFSGGPSLENTGNCEKVLEHYDEFNVPILGICLGHQLIAKFFGGKVGRGEKAEYSLVEIEIIDEDEIFKGLPKRLKVWESHMDEVKELPPKFKILARSETCPIEAMKHEELPIYGVQFHPEVAHTEKGEEILRNFAKLCGEL
- the guaA gene encoding glutamine-hydrolyzing GMP synthase, translated to MDWGRFVEEKVREIRETVGDSKAIIALSGGVDSSTAAVLAHKAIGDRLHAVFVNTGFLRKGEPEFVVKTFRDEFGMNLHYVDAQDRFFSALKGVTDPEEKRKIIGRVFIEVFEEVAKKIGAEYLIQGTIAPDWIESQGKIKSHHNVGGLPEKLNLKLIEPLRDLYKDEVRELAKFLGLPEKIYNRMPFPGPGLAVRVIGEVTPEKIRIVREANAIVEEEVERAGLRPWQAFAVLLGVKTVGVQGDIRAYKETIAVRIVESIDGMTANAMNVPWEVLQRIAFRITSEIPEVGRVLYDITNKPPATIEFE